Proteins from one Gossypium raimondii isolate GPD5lz chromosome 8, ASM2569854v1, whole genome shotgun sequence genomic window:
- the LOC105791467 gene encoding uncharacterized protein LOC105791467, whose translation MDPLFTRERDIEVDLESGGITSEDEKTKDRVPSNLQTKRTLSGVWSGLLSFDKIGKGESSMNSCSSSSSFGCGVEGENMECLVDKNSEGEENHELMAVAEKNLAEVKCKKKSTRKPPKPPRPPKGPLLDAADQKLVREIAELAMRKRARMKRIKTLRRMKEAKASSSSSGLYAMVITVLFCFVLLFQGICSRRGATVMLNGSPAPVVGSSEGLISVQFSKSFPTTGSHDHDPSSLSEQQVSGSSVIEKEPEKLPEDAEK comes from the exons ATGGATCCCTTGTTTACAAGAGAAAGAGATATTGAAGTAGATCTTGAAAGTGGTGGGATTACCAGTGAGgatgaaaaaacaaaagatcgTGTTCCATCGAATTTACAAACAAAGAGAACTCTCAGTGGAGTTTGGAGTGGTCTTTTGAGTTTTGATAAGATAGGAAAGGGTGAATCCAGCATGAACTCATGCAGTAGTTCTTCGAGTTTTGGTTGCGGAGTTGAGGGTGAGAATATGGAATGCTTGGTAGACAAGAATTCGGAAGGAGAAGAGAATCATGAACTCATGGCGGTAGCAGAGAAGAACTTAGCAGAAGTGAAGTGCAAGAAGAAAAGCACTAGGAAGCCTCCCAAACCTCCACGGCCACCGAAAGGTCCGCTGTTGGATGCTGCTGACCAGAAGTTGGTGAGGGAGATTGCTGAACTTGCCATGAGGAAACGTGCGAGGATGAAACGGATTAAAACATTGAGGAGGATGAAAGAAGCAAAGGCATCATCATCTAGCAGTGGCCTTTATGCTATGGTTATCACGGTTCTCTTTTGCTTCGTCTTACTCTTTCAAG GTATATGTTCCAGACGTGGTGCAACTGTGATGTTAAACGGGTCTCCTGCACCTGTGGTTGGTTCAAGTGAAGGCTTGATTTCTGTTCAGTTTTCCAAGAGCTTTCCTACGACTGGAAGTCATGACCACGATCCTTCTAG TTTGTCAGAACAGCAGGTTTCTGGTTCTTCAGTTATTGAGAAAGAACCGGAAAAGTTGCCCGAAGATGCAGAGAAATAG
- the LOC105793320 gene encoding uncharacterized protein LOC105793320: MHVITRCGPAKEVGDLVSIGCPSIFNTDDIWAWFDFVFKHGSNYTCKVIAITVWAIWHARNKQVMEGKQQTAQDIRIIVASLVRELDEINRKLPDQRETMKTHWKPPQDPNVKVNFDAAFKLQIHQSCSGFVIRNEIGLILGSGAVKNDYISYSFSAEAIACIQALKFAEEMGFRQIEAEGDSRTTIMIINQGVVDRSTMGVYIEEIKAMATSFQRISFKHVDRKANGVGHIIAQERFNLTENTFWVEEVPVAAVEAVNWDNQIPTPPD; encoded by the coding sequence ATGCATGTCATCACAAGGTGTGGCCCTGCAAAAGAGGTGGGGGATTTAGTTAGTATTGGTTGCCCTTCAATTTTTAATACTGATGATATATGGGCTTGGTTTGACTTTGTTTTTAAGCACGGAAGTAATTATACCTGCAAAGTTATAGCGATCACAGTTTGGGCAATTTGGCATGCTCGAAACAAGCAGGTCATGGAAGGCAAGCAACAAACAGCTCAAGATATCAGAATCATAGTGGCTAGTCTAGTACGGGAGCTTGATGAGATAAATCGGAAATTACCTGACCAGAGAGAGACCATGAAAACTCACTGGAAACCTCCACAGGACCCAAACGTAAAAGTGAACTTTGATGCAGCGTTCAAACTGCAAATACACCAATCGTGCTCTGGGTTCGTTATCAGAAATGAGATAGGATTAATATTGGGCAGTGGTGCAGTCAAGAATGATTATATCTCATACTCTTTTTCTGCTGAAGCTATAGCATGTATCCAAGCTCTAAAGTTTGCGGAGGAGATGGGATTTAGACAGATTGAAGCGGAGGGCGATTCCCGAACGACAATCATGATAATCAACCAAGGCGTAGTAGACAGATCTACCATGGGTGTCTATATTGAAGAGATTAAAGCTATGGCAACAAGTTTTCAAAGGATTTCGTTCAAACATGTTGACAGAAAGGCTAATGGTGTAGGTCATATAATCGCCCAAGAGAGATTTAATTTAACTGAAAATACGTTTTGGGTTGAGGAGGTACCTGTAGCGGCGGTCGAAGCGGTGAATTGGGATAATCAGATTCCGACTCCTCCAGATTGA